In Clostridium sp., one DNA window encodes the following:
- a CDS encoding dTMP kinase, with the protein MKGRLIVIESGSDGSGKATQSQMLFDSLDREGYKVKKVEFPNYKSDSSALVKMYLNGDFSSNAEEVNAYAASTFYAVDRFASYKMEWEQFYKSGGIVIADRYTTSNMVHQASKIDNNEERDKFLDWIWNLEYGLYGLPEPDCVIFLDMPPMYSNKLIKDRQNKFTGSEKKDIHESNYEYMKKCYNNSLYVADKYNWNKINCIKDNKILSVEKIHSYIYNLVIEKLNFVQ; encoded by the coding sequence ATGAAGGGAAGGTTAATTGTAATAGAAAGTGGATCTGATGGAAGCGGTAAGGCCACTCAGTCTCAGATGTTATTTGACAGTCTGGACAGGGAAGGATACAAGGTTAAAAAAGTAGAATTTCCCAATTATAAAAGTGATTCCTCTGCTCTTGTTAAAATGTATTTAAATGGAGATTTTAGCAGCAATGCGGAGGAAGTAAATGCCTATGCGGCATCTACATTCTATGCAGTAGATAGATTTGCTTCATATAAAATGGAATGGGAGCAATTTTACAAAAGTGGAGGTATTGTTATAGCAGACAGGTATACTACTTCAAATATGGTACATCAGGCTTCCAAAATAGATAATAATGAAGAGAGAGATAAATTTCTGGATTGGATATGGAATCTAGAATATGGACTATATGGTCTTCCAGAACCTGATTGTGTGATTTTTTTAGATATGCCACCGATGTATAGCAATAAACTTATAAAAGACAGGCAGAACAAATTTACAGGAAGTGAAAAGAAAGATATTCATGAAAGTAATTATGAATACATGAAAAAGTGTTATAATAATTCATTATATGTGGCAGATAAATACAATTGGAATAAAATAAATTGTATAAAGGACAATAAAATTTTAAGTGTAGAAAAAATACATAGTTATATATATAATTTAGTTATAGAGAAATTGAATTTTGTACAATAA
- a CDS encoding aminotransferase class I/II-fold pyridoxal phosphate-dependent enzyme — MSELPLLEGVLKYIKENNISFCMPGHKKGKGFCNTSIGREFLKNILKCDITEVGGVDNLHNQKGIILEASKRLSNFYRAQKSYFLVNGSTSGNMIMIFASLNEGDKVIVERNCHRSILNAIIMRKLVPVYVKNNVSNRLNAPGVINLEHFLQTVICNKDAKAVIVTYPNYYGLCSNLKFIIDMSKKYNMKVLVDSAHGAHFGVCSDLPESAIKLGADMVVMSCHKTLPSFTQTAYLHVNRKSDIPRADLYFDMFISTSPSYMALCSMDYARFYLETYGKSDYRRLLSMANLYRKKINYIDGMNIIDREYINNESNSVWNMDLTRYVINLDKVYSGNYLEYYLRKNKIQAEMSDASNVVLILSPFNDECEFESLYELLKNCPMEQMANRDFTIMQYKIPEMRLTPWEAILKKREVIDIDRASGRICGKSIIPYPPGIPIICPGELIDSEVIETINYYRCNNIELIGLHESKMEVII; from the coding sequence TTGTCAGAATTACCACTTTTAGAAGGAGTTTTAAAATATATTAAAGAAAATAATATATCGTTTTGTATGCCCGGACATAAAAAAGGAAAGGGATTTTGCAATACTTCTATTGGAAGAGAATTTTTAAAAAATATATTGAAATGCGATATTACAGAAGTGGGCGGAGTGGACAATCTTCATAATCAAAAAGGTATAATTCTAGAAGCAAGCAAACGTCTTTCAAACTTTTACAGAGCCCAGAAGTCCTATTTTTTAGTTAATGGAAGTACATCGGGCAATATGATAATGATATTTGCGAGTCTGAATGAAGGCGATAAGGTAATTGTAGAAAGGAACTGTCATAGATCTATATTGAATGCAATAATCATGAGAAAGCTTGTTCCTGTATATGTAAAAAACAATGTAAGCAATAGATTAAATGCTCCCGGTGTTATAAATCTGGAGCATTTTTTACAAACTGTAATATGCAATAAGGATGCCAAAGCTGTAATAGTTACATATCCAAATTATTATGGCTTGTGCAGCAATTTAAAGTTTATAATAGATATGTCAAAGAAATACAACATGAAGGTACTTGTGGATTCAGCCCATGGTGCACATTTTGGAGTCTGCAGTGATCTCCCGGAGAGTGCAATAAAATTGGGAGCGGATATGGTAGTTATGAGTTGTCATAAGACACTTCCCAGTTTTACTCAGACTGCATATTTGCATGTAAACAGGAAGAGTGATATCCCTAGGGCAGATCTCTATTTTGACATGTTTATAAGTACAAGCCCCTCATATATGGCGCTGTGCTCCATGGATTATGCAAGGTTTTATCTTGAAACTTATGGTAAAAGTGATTATAGAAGACTTCTTTCTATGGCCAATTTATATAGAAAAAAAATAAATTATATAGATGGAATGAATATAATAGATAGAGAATACATAAATAATGAGTCCAATTCTGTATGGAATATGGATTTGACAAGATATGTTATAAATTTAGATAAAGTGTACAGTGGAAATTATTTGGAATACTATTTGAGAAAAAACAAGATACAGGCAGAGATGAGTGATGCTTCCAATGTTGTGCTGATTTTGTCACCATTCAACGATGAGTGTGAATTTGAAAGCTTGTATGAATTATTAAAAAATTGTCCCATGGAACAAATGGCAAATAGAGATTTTACTATTATGCAGTATAAAATACCTGAAATGAGGCTTACACCATGGGAGGCAATCTTAAAGAAAAGGGAAGTTATAGATATAGACAGAGCATCTGGCAGGATTTGTGGTAAGAGTATAATACCATATCCGCCCGGTATACCTATAATATGTCCAGGAGAACTTATAGATTCAGAAGTTATAGAAACCATAAACTATTATAGATGCAATAATATAGAATTGATTGGACTACATGAAAGTAAAATGGAAGTTATAATCTGA
- a CDS encoding sigma factor G inhibitor Gin has translation MNKIRCIICGKVINDGIIIYNKGICKCCEERIMNLKFDTDFYSHYRRCIKRSIVPLIIRGEELNCQNYHF, from the coding sequence ATGAATAAAATACGTTGTATTATATGTGGAAAAGTTATAAATGATGGTATAATAATATATAACAAGGGGATATGCAAATGCTGTGAAGAAAGAATTATGAATTTAAAATTTGATACGGATTTTTATAGTCACTATAGAAGGTGTATAAAAAGATCAATAGTACCTTTAATCATAAGAGGAGAGGAATTGAATTGTCAGAATTACCACTTTTAG